Proteins found in one Candidatus Poribacteria bacterium genomic segment:
- a CDS encoding ABC transporter permease subunit, producing MTNITAILKKEFRSYFNSPIAYIFITFFLGISAWLFFRGFFLVNQAEMRGFFGLMPWIFLFFIPAVTMKLWAEEKKLGTVEILMTLPLRDYEVVIGKFLASFALLTVTVLLSLVLPLSVMYLGNPDGGTLIGGYIGLLLMGGAYISVGLFASTLTENQIIAFIFGITACFVLLIIGEDIVLFNAPNWLFPIFSYLGLGAHYSSILRGVLDSRDIIYYLSLIGFFLYLSTLSVESRKWR from the coding sequence ATGACGAACATTACAGCTATCCTTAAAAAGGAATTTAGAAGTTATTTCAATTCGCCCATCGCGTATATTTTCATCACATTTTTCCTCGGCATCTCTGCCTGGCTTTTCTTCAGAGGGTTTTTTCTCGTTAACCAAGCTGAAATGCGCGGTTTTTTCGGGTTAATGCCGTGGATTTTCCTGTTTTTCATCCCCGCTGTTACGATGAAACTCTGGGCTGAAGAAAAGAAACTCGGCACAGTCGAAATCCTGATGACGTTGCCACTTCGAGATTACGAAGTCGTCATCGGGAAATTCTTAGCGAGCTTTGCCCTTCTTACGGTAACAGTGTTACTCTCACTCGTTCTGCCGCTTTCGGTTATGTATTTGGGGAATCCAGATGGTGGGACGCTCATCGGGGGATACATCGGTCTCCTGCTGATGGGTGGGGCATATATATCCGTCGGGCTTTTCGCCTCAACGTTGACTGAAAATCAGATTATTGCGTTTATTTTTGGCATCACTGCCTGTTTTGTGTTGCTGATCATCGGTGAGGACATTGTGCTTTTCAATGCCCCGAATTGGTTGTTCCCGATTTTCAGTTATCTGGGTCTCGGTGCCCATTACAGTAGTATTCTTCGAGGCGTTCTCGATTCCCGAGACATTATCTATTATCTGTCGCTCATCGGTTTTTTTCTCTATTTAAGCACATTGTCGGTTGAAAGCCGCAAATGGCGTTAA
- a CDS encoding DUF4340 domain-containing protein: MKTKQLFILGAIFVVLASVVLLFENPFGQSEYEKKVETAMPLFPNFNEEQVVKIEITATGETTTLSKQSGNWVVASMDNYPADSEGVTELLAKVAEFKNTQRVSNNPEKQSEFEVDNTGVEAKLMDTSDKVLAHLFVGKTTPGFLSSYVRPADANEVYVAQGYLQSVFDKGTRTWKDRTIFNFNKGIVTQLNIVSPEETVELRLDVEGAWQMLKPVAAAAKATEIDTLLTTFSGLDTDDFAAATDALAAYGLDTPQSTISAVLNDGTMATLHIGKEEEGKLYVKRDDTETVFRLFKANVDQLIKKSETLKAEEAATEVETEQGGLP; the protein is encoded by the coding sequence ATGAAGACAAAGCAACTCTTTATTTTAGGTGCTATTTTTGTCGTTTTGGCAAGCGTTGTCCTGCTTTTCGAGAACCCCTTTGGGCAGAGCGAATATGAGAAAAAAGTTGAGACAGCGATGCCCCTGTTTCCCAATTTCAATGAGGAACAGGTTGTGAAAATAGAAATCACCGCGACCGGCGAAACCACAACACTTTCAAAACAGAGTGGCAATTGGGTAGTCGCTTCCATGGATAACTATCCTGCGGATAGCGAAGGGGTAACGGAATTACTCGCCAAGGTAGCAGAATTTAAAAATACACAACGCGTCTCCAATAACCCAGAAAAGCAGTCAGAATTTGAGGTAGATAACACGGGTGTCGAAGCAAAATTGATGGATACGAGCGATAAGGTATTGGCGCATCTGTTTGTGGGGAAAACGACCCCGGGGTTCCTGAGCAGTTACGTCCGTCCTGCCGATGCCAACGAGGTCTACGTAGCACAAGGCTATCTCCAATCTGTCTTTGACAAAGGCACACGGACTTGGAAAGATCGGACTATCTTCAATTTTAACAAAGGGATTGTTACACAGTTGAACATCGTTTCACCGGAGGAGACCGTCGAACTGCGTCTCGATGTAGAGGGGGCATGGCAGATGCTCAAGCCTGTAGCCGCTGCTGCGAAAGCAACGGAAATTGACACACTTCTAACAACTTTCAGCGGGTTGGACACAGACGATTTCGCTGCAGCGACGGACGCCCTTGCAGCATACGGTTTGGACACACCACAATCCACTATTTCCGCTGTGCTTAACGATGGCACAATGGCAACCCTACACATTGGGAAAGAGGAAGAGGGTAAACTTTACGTCAAACGCGACGACACGGAGACTGTCTTCAGGCTCTTCAAGGCGAATGTGGATCAGTTAATAAAGAAATCCGAAACGCTCAAAGCTGAAGAAGCCGCTACAGAAGTTGAGACCGAACAGGGGGGTTTACCATGA
- a CDS encoding DUF541 domain-containing protein yields the protein MKRLEFLFLGVITLLAITLTGCEPQILGTLLQSQESRKIHVTGNGSVVGEPDIATLNLGVSVEKKTVAEAREAAAVAMTAVLDALKARGIAENDIQTERFSIYPQYDYTENGRVLRGYSVNNTVSAKVRALETLSGVIDAAAEAGGDIVVVNSVQFMIEDTTPLQTQARGLAVEDAAAKAQTLADASGVTLGKPITITETSHAASPPIAFAREAAFAEESALSSTPIEAGELTVTVNVTIVYEIE from the coding sequence ATGAAGAGATTAGAATTTCTATTTTTGGGAGTAATTACGCTGCTCGCCATAACGCTCACCGGGTGCGAGCCACAAATTTTAGGAACTTTACTACAATCGCAGGAGAGTAGGAAAATCCACGTGACGGGGAATGGTTCAGTTGTTGGTGAACCCGATATAGCAACACTAAATTTAGGCGTATCCGTTGAGAAAAAGACGGTTGCAGAAGCCCGCGAGGCAGCTGCTGTCGCAATGACAGCGGTCCTAGACGCACTGAAAGCCCGCGGCATCGCTGAAAACGATATTCAAACCGAAAGATTTAGCATCTATCCGCAGTATGACTATACGGAGAATGGACGGGTCCTTCGTGGATACAGTGTGAACAACACCGTCAGTGCGAAAGTCCGAGCGTTAGAGACTCTCAGTGGCGTCATTGATGCTGCTGCCGAAGCGGGGGGTGACATTGTTGTTGTAAACTCCGTACAATTTATGATTGAAGACACCACACCCTTGCAGACACAAGCGCGTGGCTTAGCAGTAGAAGATGCAGCGGCAAAAGCGCAAACCTTAGCAGACGCGAGCGGTGTTACGCTCGGAAAACCCATCACGATCACCGAGACCTCGCACGCTGCAAGCCCCCCAATCGCCTTTGCGAGGGAAGCGGCGTTCGCCGAGGAGAGTGCGCTGAGTTCAACCCCTATTGAAGCCGGTGAACTCACCGTCACTGTGAATGTCACGATAGTCTACGAGATTGAGTAG